Proteins from a single region of Deltaproteobacteria bacterium:
- the dctP gene encoding TRAP transporter substrate-binding protein DctP, with amino-acid sequence GWFNKEIKSMEDLKGLKMRIPGLGGEVLRRAGGLPVMLPGGEVFTALQTGAIDATEWVGPYNDLAFGFFKAAKYYYYPGWHEPGATLEMMINQKAMAELPSDLQAIVRVAARDANQDMLDEFTARNASSLDTLVNEHKVELRPYPDEVLKELYTLSGQVVEEEANKTEMGKKVYASFKAFRDSIAKYHDITERAYINARHRD; translated from the coding sequence GGCTGGTTCAATAAAGAAATCAAAAGCATGGAAGACCTCAAGGGTTTAAAGATGCGTATCCCGGGTTTGGGTGGTGAAGTTCTTAGACGAGCAGGCGGGTTACCCGTGATGTTGCCTGGCGGGGAAGTCTTTACCGCGCTGCAAACTGGAGCCATCGATGCAACAGAGTGGGTTGGTCCTTATAACGACCTTGCCTTCGGTTTTTTTAAGGCAGCGAAGTATTACTACTACCCAGGTTGGCATGAACCGGGCGCAACCCTTGAGATGATGATCAACCAAAAGGCCATGGCTGAACTACCAAGTGATCTGCAGGCGATTGTCCGGGTGGCTGCTCGAGATGCTAACCAGGATATGCTTGATGAATTTACGGCTCGAAACGCCTCAAGCCTCGATACTTTGGTGAACGAGCACAAAGTAGAGCTTCGTCCTTATCCAGATGAAGTTCTTAAAGAACTCTACACCCTCTCAGGACAAGTGGTCGAAGAGGAAGCCAATAAAACGGAAATGGGTAAGAAGGTATACGCGTCATTTAAGGCATTTCGTGACAGCATCGCAAAGTATCATGATATTACCGAGCGGGCTTATATCAACGCTCGTCACCGGGATTAA